Proteins from one Nitrobacteraceae bacterium AZCC 2146 genomic window:
- a CDS encoding hemolysin activation/secretion protein (product_source=COG2831; cath_funfam=2.40.160.50; cleavage_site_network=SignalP-noTM; cog=COG2831; pfam=PF03865,PF08479; transmembrane_helix_parts=Inside_1_12,TMhelix_13_35,Outside_36_591), which produces MPACDRLKNVKMLGCRIFSFGVTAFVLLPASSFAQTASQITPPSFRPNLERHGGFSLPGTPGLATPAGAEKLFVKLSGVSIKGGLPALAGATAELEARLTGHKISGADVFAAARDLEAAYAKAGYVLVRVILPPQQLVNGARLKLVVVDGFIERIETKDVPERVRNRIMTLVGPLTGRRSLMLWEIERRVLLAGDTPGAVLRSTLSPGKGEGATVLVIDGKYQAVSETLTFDNTLSKALGRATLGAGLDFNSIAGFGELIYLRASGHPNDGDNGFFETYPRNRTLAAGFILPLWVDGLTFNAEYTDARTTPAVVTGAPPSTDTFDRLSLRLRYAWLRGRIANFNSEVSFDAQDEKQSLFLGGDPVPFSLDRLRIVRFVNDGDVLTPWGATISGRATASFGIDGLGARTAAEITGLPALSRQGADATFQKFDIALNYNQSVLDHLAVSLSARAQTSFNAPLLRSEQIGIANTSGLSAFDAGTIVGDQGYVVRGELQSPWSLPVQNPIFGQSIGVVAAPYIFGAYGEVSLKAPTALEAPRIHASSYGGGLRLGGAAAGALSNGSLSLEYGHATRSDGVAAAGDRFTVVSAFRF; this is translated from the coding sequence TTGCCCGCATGTGACCGGTTGAAAAATGTGAAAATGCTGGGCTGTCGAATATTTAGTTTCGGTGTCACAGCATTCGTGTTGTTGCCCGCCTCCAGTTTTGCCCAAACCGCATCGCAAATCACGCCGCCGAGCTTTCGTCCGAACCTTGAGCGACATGGCGGTTTCTCGCTGCCCGGCACGCCGGGATTGGCGACGCCGGCGGGCGCGGAGAAGCTGTTCGTCAAATTGTCGGGCGTCAGCATCAAGGGCGGCTTGCCGGCGCTGGCGGGCGCGACCGCTGAACTTGAGGCGCGGCTCACCGGCCACAAGATCTCGGGCGCCGACGTCTTTGCCGCAGCGCGCGATCTCGAAGCAGCCTATGCCAAGGCTGGTTACGTGCTGGTGCGCGTGATCTTGCCGCCGCAGCAACTCGTCAATGGCGCGCGGCTGAAGCTGGTCGTCGTCGACGGCTTCATCGAGCGCATCGAGACCAAAGATGTGCCGGAGCGGGTGCGCAACCGGATTATGACGCTAGTCGGACCACTGACCGGTCGCCGCAGTCTGATGCTTTGGGAGATCGAGCGGCGCGTACTGCTGGCTGGCGACACACCCGGCGCGGTGCTGCGTTCGACGCTGTCGCCAGGGAAGGGCGAGGGCGCCACGGTGCTGGTAATCGACGGCAAGTATCAGGCGGTGAGCGAGACACTGACTTTCGACAACACGCTGTCGAAGGCGCTTGGCCGCGCCACACTCGGCGCGGGTCTCGATTTCAACAGCATCGCCGGCTTCGGCGAATTGATCTACCTGCGCGCCAGCGGCCATCCCAACGATGGCGACAACGGCTTCTTCGAGACCTATCCGCGCAATCGCACGCTGGCGGCGGGCTTCATTCTACCGCTGTGGGTTGACGGCCTCACCTTCAACGCCGAATATACCGACGCGCGGACGACGCCCGCGGTCGTCACAGGGGCCCCGCCCAGCACCGACACCTTCGACCGGCTGTCGCTACGTCTGCGGTATGCTTGGTTGCGCGGACGGATAGCTAACTTTAACAGCGAAGTGTCGTTCGACGCGCAGGACGAGAAGCAGAGCCTGTTCCTTGGTGGCGATCCGGTGCCATTTTCGTTGGACCGGTTGAGAATCGTCCGCTTTGTCAACGATGGCGATGTGCTGACGCCCTGGGGCGCCACCATCTCTGGTCGTGCCACCGCTTCGTTCGGCATCGACGGACTCGGCGCGCGCACCGCGGCTGAGATAACAGGTCTTCCGGCCTTGTCGCGGCAGGGCGCCGACGCCACGTTCCAGAAATTCGATATCGCGCTGAACTACAACCAGTCCGTCCTCGATCATCTTGCTGTCAGTCTCTCGGCACGAGCGCAGACCTCGTTCAATGCACCGCTGCTGCGCAGCGAACAGATAGGCATCGCCAATACCTCAGGTCTGTCGGCGTTCGACGCCGGCACCATCGTCGGCGATCAGGGCTATGTGGTCAGGGGCGAGTTGCAGTCGCCGTGGAGCCTGCCGGTACAGAACCCAATATTCGGGCAGAGTATCGGCGTCGTTGCAGCGCCTTACATCTTCGGCGCCTATGGCGAAGTATCGCTGAAAGCCCCGACCGCGCTGGAAGCGCCGCGAATCCACGCGTCTTCCTATGGCGGGGGTCTCCGCCTCGGTGGCGCAGCCGCCGGCGCACTGTCAAACGGTTCGCTCAGCCTCGAATACGGCCACGCCACGCGCAGCGATGGCGTTGCCGCCGCAGGCGATCGTTTCACAGTGGTGTCGGCGTTCAGATTTTAA
- a CDS encoding hypothetical protein (product_source=Hypo-rule applied): MRSKTADEILAHPRFADARRARYPIYAVENFYVIEIVDIELSSDVTRRALAGVAAGDVEELAFECRGEKGR, translated from the coding sequence ATGCGGAGCAAGACCGCGGACGAAATTCTGGCGCATCCGCGATTTGCGGACGCCCGCCGCGCCCGTTACCCCATCTATGCAGTTGAAAATTTTTACGTGATCGAAATTGTGGATATCGAGCTTTCATCAGACGTAACGCGCCGCGCCCTTGCCGGCGTAGCTGCGGGTGACGTCGAAGAACTCGCCTTCGAATGTCGCGGCGAGAAAGGCCGCTGA
- a CDS encoding ArsR family metal-binding transcriptional regulator (product_source=COG4871; cath_funfam=1.25.10.10; cog=COG4871; transmembrane_helix_parts=Outside_1_58,TMhelix_59_81,Inside_82_88), whose product MGTHPVADAIRLTAARALSDVVATTSKPRSNLKMENGMTAIAKVFWRVFPRASSDSGPLVTIALLCGIGLLASLCLATYGLDLSAGGY is encoded by the coding sequence ATGGGCACACATCCCGTGGCCGATGCAATTCGGTTAACAGCAGCGCGCGCACTCAGCGATGTCGTCGCAACCACGTCCAAACCGCGTTCAAACCTCAAGATGGAGAACGGCATGACAGCGATCGCAAAGGTTTTCTGGCGCGTGTTTCCCCGCGCATCGTCGGACTCCGGGCCCCTCGTCACCATCGCATTGCTTTGCGGCATCGGCCTGTTGGCATCGCTGTGCCTTGCAACCTATGGCCTCGATTTGAGCGCCGGCGGGTATTGA
- a CDS encoding hypothetical protein (product_source=Hypo-rule applied; superfamily=46785) — protein MQSKTADEILAHSRFAEARRAHIDALVGLFAGDRFVTRMMSDAGVITLRGFLAGFHAAYDENDRTTWATPGQLQKLIVERGFASARRLDDLMARFRQAGYLVSVVSPVDNRIRILRPTERLLAHDRAHLAVYHRFLHDLYPDRGYEWALRQDPRVQLAIRKAAFYALPQALAFMRHVPIMMFLARDAGYLAFLLAAQAELSDRDRGPSFTSMSADLGVSRTHIRNLFVEAEDAGYVRLTARRRPVQILPPLWEAYDRFIADVQADQDAIAQVAFAQLRAADAIESSQKIDSANRSDDH, from the coding sequence ATGCAGAGCAAGACTGCGGACGAGATTCTGGCGCATTCGCGTTTTGCGGAGGCCCGCCGCGCCCATATAGATGCACTGGTCGGGCTTTTTGCCGGCGACCGCTTCGTCACCCGGATGATGTCGGACGCCGGCGTCATCACTCTGCGCGGGTTTCTTGCCGGGTTCCATGCCGCCTATGACGAGAACGACCGCACCACCTGGGCCACGCCCGGACAATTGCAAAAACTGATCGTGGAACGGGGCTTTGCCAGCGCGCGCCGGCTCGACGATCTGATGGCCCGCTTTCGCCAAGCCGGCTACCTCGTGTCCGTGGTGTCTCCAGTCGACAACCGGATTCGCATCCTGAGGCCGACCGAACGTCTGCTTGCGCATGACCGCGCGCATCTGGCCGTCTATCATCGCTTCCTGCACGACCTCTATCCGGACCGGGGCTATGAGTGGGCGCTCCGGCAGGACCCCCGTGTGCAGCTCGCGATCAGGAAAGCCGCGTTTTACGCGCTGCCGCAGGCACTGGCCTTCATGCGACATGTGCCGATCATGATGTTCCTGGCCCGCGATGCCGGCTACCTCGCGTTTCTTCTGGCGGCGCAGGCCGAACTCTCGGATCGCGATCGCGGACCGTCCTTCACGTCGATGTCCGCGGATCTCGGCGTTTCGCGCACGCATATCCGCAATCTCTTCGTCGAAGCCGAGGACGCGGGCTATGTCCGCCTCACCGCGCGCCGCCGCCCCGTGCAAATCCTGCCGCCGCTGTGGGAGGCCTATGACCGTTTCATCGCCGACGTGCAGGCCGATCAGGATGCCATCGCGCAGGTCGCATTTGCGCAGCTTCGCGCGGCCGATGCAATCGAATCATCTCAAAAGATCGATTCAGCGAATCGATCGGACGATCACTGA
- a CDS encoding (p)ppGpp synthase/HD superfamily hydrolase (product_source=COG0317; cog=COG0317; pfam=PF13328; smart=SM00471; superfamily=109604), whose protein sequence is MKEWVSVLRAADAAARWHVHQRRKGIAQEPYINHLLEVASLVTEATGGSDPNLVIAALLHDAVEDQEVPLEIIVREFGKQVADIVMEVTDDKNLPKEERKRKQIEAAPKKSKDAKLIKLADKTSNLRTIASSPAAGWSVKRRLEYIAWAKNVVAGLRGTSSWLERQFDVAVTQAEQSINPPLAGV, encoded by the coding sequence ATGAAGGAATGGGTTTCAGTGTTACGGGCTGCGGATGCGGCGGCGCGTTGGCATGTCCATCAGCGGCGCAAGGGAATCGCTCAAGAGCCTTACATCAATCACTTGCTGGAAGTTGCTAGTTTGGTGACCGAAGCGACCGGCGGCTCGGATCCAAATTTAGTGATCGCGGCATTGCTTCACGACGCGGTCGAAGACCAGGAGGTGCCACTTGAAATAATCGTCCGTGAATTTGGAAAGCAGGTCGCTGATATTGTGATGGAAGTTACAGACGACAAAAACCTTCCGAAGGAAGAGCGGAAACGCAAGCAGATTGAAGCCGCACCCAAGAAGAGCAAGGATGCGAAATTGATCAAACTTGCGGATAAGACGAGCAACTTGCGAACGATCGCGTCAAGTCCCGCGGCCGGCTGGTCTGTTAAGCGTCGACTCGAATACATCGCCTGGGCGAAAAATGTCGTTGCCGGGCTGCGCGGTACGTCATCGTGGCTAGAACGGCAGTTTGATGTAGCTGTGACACAGGCAGAGCAGTCAATTAACCCGCCGTTGGCGGGCGTTTAA